Genomic window (Magnetospirillum sp. WYHS-4):
CTCATCTCGGCCATAGGAAGCTCCCGTCTGAAGATGGTCGTGAAAAGACAACCTTGTCAGACAGGAGGCCTCGCCGCCTCCGCCACTCCCCTACCGCGAAGCGGTTTCGTTCAATCCCCCGAGTCACTTCAGTGGCGAAACGGTATTACAGCCGCGGCAAGCCGTAAACCGCGTTAACCTGAGTTCGGAGCCCTGGGGGCCGGATCGGCGGGCTTGCCCCGCGCCGTCAAAATGCCTATATTCTATGGAACCTGGAGGAACTGGAGAAAACCATGGCTGCCCGAACCATTTCCGCCTACGCAGACGCGAAGACAGCAAGCGTCATCGAGCGCATCGCGCAAAGCGAAGACCGGTCACCGGCGCAGATCGCTGCGGCTGCCCTGCGTTTTTATGCCCGCCTGCCGGCGGAAGCACATGCCGCTTTCCGGCGCATCGAAAAGTTGGGGACCGCACAGGACATCGACACACTGGCCCGCGAGATCACCCGTAAAACCCTTGACGCCGAATGGGAGGTCGCCCATCGCCAACTCGTCACCGAGATGAAGGCGGGCGAGATTCCCGCCAGCGAGGATGAAATTCTGTCCGAAGCCGTGCGACTGACCCAATGACGGCGCCGACGCTCAACCTGTGTCTGGACCTTAACGTCTGGTGCGCCGCCTTTTTGGCCGACCGTAAGGGCTTGGATGGCACCGCGACTCAGACCCTGGTGCGGATGGTCCGCACCGGTCAAGTCGGCGAAATGCCGGTGCAATTGATCATTTCCTGGGGAATGCTGACCCGGTTGCGCAAGGTGATGGAGGTCGATTGGGGCATCTCCCGTGCGACGGTCGATCCTGTTATCGAGGCCATCGCCGGTTACGCCCGCACGGGAGCCGCCGGAACGGCGCCTTACCTTACCCTTGGTGGAACGGGGTTGATGCCGATACGCGATCCAGAGGACGCCCACGTTCTCGACACGGCGCTGGCCGGCCGGTCGCACCTCCTGGTCACCGCCAATTTCGATGACTTCGTGACCGCCAAAGGCCGTGTTCTGGAATCAGGCAAGATCGCCATCGTTGAGACGGCCGCTGCGAAGTTGGTGGTGGCGCATCCCTTCCGGGCGGTAGCTTGGCTTCGGCAGGGCATTTTTCCCGAGGCGGAAATGGTTGAGCGCCTTCTTGAGTTGTGAATAATTCACCGACCAAACCCAAACTTCCCCTGCTGCTGATCCCATTCCATCGGGAACGGCTCCATCACCCTTGACGATACAGCCCTGCCGGTTGCGCCGTGAGCCAACCTTGCTTCAAATGTTAGTGCAAACCGATGCCTGATGCCTCCTGGGGCGCAAGGAAAGGCGAAGCGGATCGTCCTTGATGGACCGCCCGGGAAATTCATCCTCCCGCCGGGAATTCCTCCCCGGCAATCACCAAGCCTTCCTTGCCCGCCGAGACCTTGACCGTGGCGCCGTCCTTGATGCGGCCTTCCAGGATCAGGCCGGCCAGGGGATTCTGCAAGGCGCGCTGGAGGGTGCGCTTCAACGGCCGGGCGCCGTAGATCGGATCGTAGCCCTTGGCCGCCAGCCAGGCCTTGGCCTTGTCGTCAAGCTTGAGCGTGACTTGGCGGTCGGCCAGCAGCTTGGCCAGACGCCCCAACTGGATCTCCACGATGCCGTCCATCTGGGCGCGGAACAGGCGGTGGAACAGGATGATCTCGTCCAGGCGGTTGAGGAACTCGGGCCGGAAGGCGGCGCGCACCACTTCCATGACCGGGCCGCGCACGGCGCTCGAATCCTGGCCTTCCTCCTGGTTGGCCAGGATGTCGCCCCCCAGGTTGGAGGTCAACACG
Coding sequences:
- a CDS encoding PIN domain-containing protein gives rise to the protein MTAPTLNLCLDLNVWCAAFLADRKGLDGTATQTLVRMVRTGQVGEMPVQLIISWGMLTRLRKVMEVDWGISRATVDPVIEAIAGYARTGAAGTAPYLTLGGTGLMPIRDPEDAHVLDTALAGRSHLLVTANFDDFVTAKGRVLESGKIAIVETAAAKLVVAHPFRAVAWLRQGIFPEAEMVERLLEL